The following is a genomic window from Geminicoccus roseus DSM 18922.
ATCATCGCCGGCTCCACCAGCAGGGCGCGGGCCACCGCCAGCATCTGGCGCTGCCCGCCGGACAGCCGGCCGGCGGGCAGGCCGCGCTGGCGCGCCAGGTCGGGGAACAGGTCGAACATCGCCTGGACCCGGGCCTTGCGGCGGCGGCCGAGGTAGAAGCCGGCCAGCTCCAGGTTCTCGGTGATGGAAAGGTTGGCGAACACGTTCTCGGTCTGCGGCACGAAGGCCAGTCCCTGGCGGATCAGGCGGTGCGCCGGGATGGCGAGGATGTCCTGGCCGTCGAACGCGATGGTGCCGGAGGTCGCCGGCACCAGACGGGCGATCGCCTTGATCAGGGTCGACTTGCCAGCCCCGTTCGGGCCCAGGATCGCGACGATCTCGCCGCGCTCGACCCGGATCGAGGCGCCGCGCACGATCGGCAGGCCGGGCTCGTAGCCGGCCACCAGATGGTCCACCCAGAGCATGCTCACGAGGGGGGCCCCTCCGGCCCGGCCTCGACCCCGCCCAGGTAGGCGTCGATCACCCTGGGATCGCGCCGCACCTCCTCGGCGCTGCCCTCCATCAACAGCCGTCCGCCGGCCATCACCAGGACCGGCCGGCACAAGGACATCACCAGGTCCATGTCGTGCTCGATGATCAGGAAGGTGACGCCCTGGGCATTGAGCGCGCGGATCTTCTCGACGATCACCGCCATCAGCGGCGGCGCCACCCCGGCCCCCGGCTCGTCCAGCAGCACCAGGCGCGGGTCCAGCATCATCACCCGGGCCAGCTCCAGCAGCTTGCGCTGCCCGCCGGACAAAGTGCGCGCCGGCGCCTCGGCCAGCCGGTCCAGGCCGACGAAGCGCAGCCAGTCCATGGCGCGGGCCTGCACCGAGGCTTCCTCCCGGGCCACCCGGGAAGGAGCGCTCCACACCCGCCAGAACCGCTCGCCGGCCTGGCCGGGTGCGGCGACCATGACATTGTCCAGCACGCTCATCGCCGGGAACGGCCGCGGGATCTGGAAGGTCCGGCCGATGCCGTGGCGGGTGCGCTGGTCCGGGCGCTGCCGCTCGATCCGGTGCCCGCCAAAGGTCAGGCGGCCGCTGTTGGGCCGGTACATGCCGGCGATCAGGTTGAACAGCGTGGT
Proteins encoded in this region:
- a CDS encoding ABC transporter ATP-binding protein, producing the protein MLWVDHLVAGYEPGLPIVRGASIRVERGEIVAILGPNGAGKSTLIKAIARLVPATSGTIAFDGQDILAIPAHRLIRQGLAFVPQTENVFANLSITENLELAGFYLGRRRKARVQAMFDLFPDLARQRGLPAGRLSGGQRQMLAVARALLVEPAMIMLDEPSAGLSPKLVGQVFQKLAEVRASGVTILMVEQNVKAALALADRAYVLVEGREQVEGPAAELRSSADLAQLYLGGAAR
- a CDS encoding ABC transporter ATP-binding protein, yielding MTRRFGGVRAVDDVSFTLQAGSITGLIGPNGAGKTTLFNLIAGMYRPNSGRLTFGGHRIERQRPDQRTRHGIGRTFQIPRPFPAMSVLDNVMVAAPGQAGERFWRVWSAPSRVAREEASVQARAMDWLRFVGLDRLAEAPARTLSGGQRKLLELARVMMLDPRLVLLDEPGAGVAPPLMAVIVEKIRALNAQGVTFLIIEHDMDLVMSLCRPVLVMAGGRLLMEGSAEEVRRDPRVIDAYLGGVEAGPEGPPS